The proteins below come from a single Serratia ficaria genomic window:
- a CDS encoding MFS transporter, whose translation MRKIKGLRWYMIGLVTVGTVLGYLTRNAIAVAAPTLEGTLHITTQQYSYIVAAYSACYTVMQPVAGYVLDVLGTKVGYAMFAILWAIFCMGTALANSWGGLALARGAVGMAEAAMIPAGLKASSEWFPARERSIAVGYFNVGSSIGGMIAPPLVVWAIVAHSWEMAFIITGVLSLIWAICWLIFYKHPKDQQKLSDEERDYILAGQEAQHQTSNAKKMSAWQILRNRQFWGIALPRFLAEPAWGTFNAWIPLFMFKAYGFNLKEIAMFAWMPMLFADLGCIVGGYLPPLFQKYFKVNLIVSRKLVVTMGAVLMIGPGMIGLFTSPYAAIALLCVGGFAHQALSGALITLSSDVFGRNEVATANGLTGMAAWTASTLFALVVGALADTLGFSPLFAALSVFDILGAIVIWTVLQNRPAAQPDEAALQPAPARS comes from the coding sequence ATGCGTAAAATTAAAGGCTTACGCTGGTACATGATTGGGCTGGTGACCGTCGGCACCGTGTTGGGCTACCTGACGCGCAACGCCATCGCCGTCGCGGCGCCGACGCTGGAAGGCACCCTGCATATCACCACGCAGCAGTATTCCTATATCGTCGCCGCCTACTCAGCCTGTTATACGGTGATGCAGCCGGTGGCGGGCTACGTGCTGGACGTGCTCGGCACCAAGGTCGGCTACGCGATGTTCGCCATTCTGTGGGCGATATTCTGCATGGGCACCGCGCTGGCCAACAGCTGGGGCGGGCTGGCGCTGGCGCGCGGCGCGGTCGGCATGGCCGAAGCGGCGATGATCCCCGCCGGGCTGAAGGCCAGCAGCGAGTGGTTCCCCGCCAGGGAACGGTCGATCGCCGTGGGGTATTTCAACGTCGGTTCGTCGATCGGCGGCATGATCGCCCCGCCGTTGGTGGTATGGGCGATAGTGGCGCACAGCTGGGAGATGGCGTTCATCATCACCGGCGTGCTGAGCCTGATCTGGGCCATCTGCTGGCTGATTTTCTACAAGCATCCGAAAGATCAGCAGAAGCTGAGCGACGAGGAGCGCGATTACATTCTGGCGGGCCAGGAGGCGCAGCATCAAACCAGCAATGCCAAAAAAATGTCCGCCTGGCAGATCCTGCGCAACCGCCAGTTCTGGGGCATCGCGCTGCCGCGCTTTCTGGCTGAACCGGCCTGGGGTACCTTCAACGCCTGGATCCCGCTGTTCATGTTCAAAGCCTACGGCTTTAACCTGAAAGAGATCGCCATGTTCGCCTGGATGCCGATGCTGTTCGCCGATCTCGGCTGCATCGTCGGCGGCTACCTGCCGCCGCTGTTCCAGAAATATTTCAAGGTCAACCTGATCGTCTCGCGCAAGCTGGTGGTGACGATGGGGGCGGTGCTGATGATCGGCCCCGGCATGATTGGCCTGTTCACCAGCCCTTACGCCGCCATCGCGCTGCTGTGCGTCGGCGGATTCGCCCACCAGGCGCTGTCCGGCGCGCTGATCACGCTGTCTTCAGACGTGTTCGGCCGCAACGAAGTGGCGACCGCCAACGGCCTGACCGGCATGGCGGCCTGGACGGCGAGCACCCTGTTCGCCCTGGTGGTCGGCGCGCTGGCCGACACCCTGGGCTTCAGCCCGCTGTTCGCCGCGCTGTCGGTGTTCGATATTCTCGGCGCGATCGTTATCTGGACGGTGCTGCAAAACCGCCCCGCCGCCCAGCCGGACGAAGCCGCGCTGCAGCCGGCCCCGGCGCGCAGCTGA
- the exuR gene encoding transcriptional regulator ExuR has product MEFTETRRLYQQLAAELKQRIESGRYPVGDKLPAERYIAEEMNVSRTVVREAIIMLEVEGYVDVRKGSGIHVVSNQQKHLVVPGDSIEFATAGPFELLQARQLIESNIAEFAATQVTKQDIVQLMEIQEHARKEDRFRDSQWDLKFHVQVALATQNTAMATIVEKMWVQRVNNPYWIKLHEHIDERSIASWCDDHDQILKALMRKDPYAAKLAMWQHLENTKQMLFNATSDDFEYNADRYLFAENPVVHLDGIGGEHK; this is encoded by the coding sequence ATGGAATTCACTGAAACCCGACGCCTGTATCAGCAACTGGCCGCCGAGCTAAAACAACGCATCGAAAGCGGCCGCTACCCGGTAGGCGACAAGCTGCCGGCCGAGCGATACATCGCCGAGGAGATGAACGTCAGCCGCACCGTGGTGCGCGAAGCCATCATCATGCTGGAAGTGGAAGGCTACGTCGACGTGCGCAAGGGCTCCGGGATCCACGTGGTATCCAACCAGCAAAAGCACCTGGTGGTGCCGGGCGACAGCATTGAATTCGCGACCGCCGGGCCCTTCGAGCTGCTGCAGGCGCGCCAGCTGATCGAGAGCAACATCGCCGAATTCGCCGCCACCCAGGTGACCAAGCAGGATATCGTGCAGCTGATGGAGATCCAGGAGCACGCCCGCAAGGAAGACCGCTTCCGCGACTCGCAGTGGGATCTGAAATTCCACGTGCAGGTGGCGCTGGCCACCCAGAATACCGCCATGGCCACCATCGTGGAGAAAATGTGGGTGCAGCGGGTGAACAACCCCTACTGGATAAAACTGCACGAGCATATCGACGAGCGTTCGATCGCCAGCTGGTGCGACGATCACGATCAGATCCTCAAGGCGCTGATGCGCAAGGACCCCTACGCCGCCAAGCTGGCGATGTGGCAACACCTCGAGAACACCAAGCAGATGCTGTTCAACGCCACCAGCGATGACTTCGAATACAATGCCGATCGCTACCTGTTCGCCGAGAATCCGGTGGTGCATCTGGACGGGATCGGCGGCGAACATAAATGA
- a CDS encoding DedA family protein: MDIIKELIHALWQQDFETLANPSLVWTLYILLFMILFLENGLLPAAFLPGDSLLILVGVLIAKGTMNFPLTILILTVAASLGCWVSYIQGKWLGNTRTVQGWLSHLPAHYHQRAHQLFHRHGLSALLVGRFLAFVRTLLPTIAGLSGLSNARFQFFNWMSGLLWVLILTSLGFALGKTPVFRKYEDQLMFCLMLLPLVLLVVGLVGSLIVLWRKKRADSQNPEKGA; encoded by the coding sequence ATGGACATCATTAAAGAACTGATACATGCCTTATGGCAGCAGGATTTTGAAACGTTGGCGAACCCTTCGCTGGTGTGGACGCTGTATATCCTGCTGTTTATGATCCTGTTTTTAGAAAACGGCCTGCTGCCGGCGGCCTTCCTGCCGGGCGACAGCCTGCTGATCCTGGTGGGCGTGCTGATCGCCAAAGGCACCATGAATTTTCCGCTGACCATCCTGATCCTCACCGTCGCCGCCAGCCTGGGGTGCTGGGTCAGTTACATACAGGGCAAGTGGCTCGGCAACACGCGCACGGTGCAGGGTTGGCTGTCGCACCTGCCGGCCCACTACCACCAGCGCGCCCATCAGCTGTTCCACCGCCACGGGCTTTCCGCGCTGTTGGTCGGCCGCTTCCTGGCCTTCGTGCGCACCCTGTTGCCGACCATCGCCGGCCTGTCCGGCCTGAGCAACGCGCGCTTCCAGTTCTTCAACTGGATGAGCGGCCTGCTGTGGGTGCTGATCCTGACTTCGCTGGGCTTCGCGCTGGGCAAAACCCCGGTGTTCCGCAAATATGAAGACCAGCTGATGTTCTGCCTGATGCTGCTGCCGTTGGTGCTGCTGGTGGTCGGGCTGGTCGGCTCGCTGATTGTGCTGTGGCGCAAAAAGCGCGCGGACAGCCAGAACCCGGAGAAAGGGGCGTGA
- the mzrA gene encoding EnvZ/OmpR regulon moderator MzrA, with protein MTKRPRWQYVLLIALALLALATLLVPCMVRTESELRIRANQQGLSLPDGFYVYQRLDARGIRIKSITPEGDGLVIRLDSPEQQLLAREALQTILPPGYSIALSEAPVPSHWVREFARSPLNLG; from the coding sequence ATGACGAAGCGTCCGCGCTGGCAATACGTTCTGTTGATCGCCCTCGCCCTGCTGGCGCTGGCCACGCTGCTGGTGCCCTGCATGGTGCGCACCGAGAGCGAGCTGCGCATCCGCGCCAATCAGCAAGGCCTGTCGCTGCCGGACGGTTTTTACGTCTACCAGCGCCTGGACGCGCGCGGCATTCGCATCAAGAGCATCACGCCGGAAGGCGACGGCCTGGTGATCCGCCTGGATTCGCCGGAACAGCAGCTGCTGGCGCGCGAAGCGCTGCAGACGATCCTTCCCCCCGGCTACAGCATCGCGCTGAGCGAAGCCCCCGTGCCCTCGCATTGGGTACGCGAATTTGCACGTTCCCCGCTCAATCTGGGATAA
- a CDS encoding DUF1090 domain-containing protein produces MKLRHSLLLALPLCALPALSFAAEGGCAAKAQDIQQQIDYATQHGNTHRVAGLKKALSEVRSNCTEAGLQADHQKKIEEKQSKVAERQQELKAAQQTGNLEKVAKKQQKLAEAQADLKQAQAE; encoded by the coding sequence ATGAAATTACGCCACTCACTGTTACTGGCTCTCCCCTTATGCGCATTACCGGCCCTGTCGTTTGCGGCGGAGGGCGGCTGCGCCGCCAAGGCACAGGACATCCAACAGCAAATCGACTACGCCACCCAGCACGGCAACACCCACCGCGTGGCCGGGCTGAAAAAGGCGCTGAGCGAAGTGCGGAGCAACTGCACCGAAGCGGGCCTGCAGGCCGATCACCAGAAAAAAATCGAAGAAAAACAAAGCAAGGTTGCTGAACGTCAGCAAGAGCTGAAAGCCGCCCAGCAAACCGGCAACCTGGAAAAGGTCGCCAAGAAACAGCAAAAGCTGGCGGAAGCGCAGGCCGATCTGAAACAGGCTCAGGCGGAATAA
- a CDS encoding DUF883 family protein: MAHDSNAENLRAELRSLADTLEEVLNSSTDKPKAELEKLRSKAQDRLKDTRARLSDAGDKLASQTRQIAGQADDYVRDNPWTGIGIGAAVGVVLGVLLARR; this comes from the coding sequence ATGGCACATGATTCAAATGCAGAAAACTTACGCGCTGAACTGAGGTCCTTAGCCGACACGCTGGAAGAAGTGCTGAACTCTTCCACCGACAAGCCGAAAGCCGAGCTGGAAAAGCTGCGCTCAAAGGCACAAGACAGGTTGAAAGACACCCGCGCCCGCCTGAGCGACGCCGGGGACAAGCTGGCTTCGCAGACCAGGCAGATCGCCGGCCAGGCGGATGATTACGTGCGTGATAATCCGTGGACCGGCATCGGCATCGGCGCTGCGGTGGGCGTAGTGCTGGGCGTTCTGCTCGCGCGCCGCTGA
- a CDS encoding phage holin family protein, whose amino-acid sequence MAEQPQVRAQGPAKGVLDIGQRIITLLVGMVETRVRLAVVELEEEKANLIQLLIMAGMTLLFTAFGLMSLLILIFWAIDPVYRLMALGATTGVLLFLAAVGTLWTLVKARRTTLLGATRKQLEIDRAELEGDQ is encoded by the coding sequence ATGGCTGAACAACCGCAAGTTCGCGCTCAGGGCCCCGCCAAAGGGGTCCTGGATATCGGCCAGCGCATCATCACCCTGCTGGTCGGCATGGTCGAAACCCGGGTCCGTTTGGCGGTGGTCGAGCTGGAAGAGGAGAAAGCCAACCTCATCCAGCTGCTGATCATGGCCGGCATGACCCTGTTGTTCACCGCCTTCGGCCTGATGAGCCTGCTGATCCTGATCTTCTGGGCCATCGATCCGGTCTATCGCCTGATGGCGCTGGGCGCCACCACCGGCGTGCTGCTGTTCCTGGCCGCGGTCGGCACCCTCTGGACGCTGGTCAAAGCCCGTCGCACCACCCTGCTGGGCGCCACGCGCAAACAGCTGGAAATCGACCGCGCCGAGCTGGAGGGCGATCAATGA
- a CDS encoding YqjK-like family protein, with the protein MSRSRYLEWKKARLIRQIQQQRLDLAENKTLWLEKTERIDRGWQTVFGLRRYLVLGSSVMALYGIRHPSKMIRWSRRAFGAWSAIRLFKKTFSAK; encoded by the coding sequence ATGAGCCGCAGCCGCTATCTGGAATGGAAAAAAGCGAGGCTGATTCGGCAGATCCAGCAGCAGCGGCTGGATCTGGCCGAGAATAAAACCCTGTGGCTGGAAAAGACCGAGCGCATCGACCGCGGCTGGCAAACGGTGTTCGGCCTGCGCCGTTATCTGGTGCTCGGTTCCAGCGTCATGGCGCTGTACGGCATTCGCCACCCCAGCAAGATGATCCGCTGGTCGCGCCGCGCCTTTGGCGCCTGGAGCGCTATTCGCTTGTTCAAAAAGACGTTTTCCGCCAAGTAA
- a CDS encoding DoxX family protein, with protein MKKLEDAGLLVARILMPILFIVAGYGKMGDAYAGTQQYMQSMGVPGFLLPLTILLEFGGGLAILFGFLTRTVALFTAGFTILTALLFHTDFTNEVNPLMFMKNLTIAGGFIVLAVAGPGGFSIDRILNKKW; from the coding sequence ATGAAAAAATTAGAAGATGCAGGTTTGCTGGTTGCCCGTATTTTGATGCCAATCCTGTTTATCGTGGCGGGTTACGGCAAAATGGGTGACGCCTATGCCGGCACCCAACAATACATGCAATCGATGGGCGTGCCTGGCTTCTTGCTGCCGCTGACCATCCTGCTGGAGTTCGGCGGCGGTCTGGCGATCCTGTTCGGCTTCCTGACCCGCACCGTGGCGCTGTTCACCGCCGGTTTCACCATCCTGACCGCGCTGCTGTTCCACACCGACTTTACCAACGAAGTCAACCCTTTGATGTTCATGAAAAACCTGACCATCGCCGGCGGCTTCATCGTGCTGGCGGTAGCCGGCCCGGGCGGCTTCAGCATCGACCGCATTCTGAACAAGAAGTGGTAA
- a CDS encoding glutathione S-transferase family protein, with amino-acid sequence MGQLVDGVWQDIWYDTQSTGGRFKRSTAQFRNWVTADGQPGEHGAGGFNAEPDRYHLYVSLACPWAHRTLLLRQLKGLEQIVPVSVVHPLMLENGWAFGKDFPEATGDRLYNSDFLYQLYLRADRHYTGRVTVPVLWDKRQQTIVSNESADIIRMFNSAFDGAGARAGDYYPTELRGKIDELNGWIYDRVNNGVYKAGFATSQAAYDEAVNGVFTALERLEQILGQHRYLTGDRLTEADLRLWTTLVRFDPVYVTHFKCDQHRISDYLNLYGFLRDIYQMPGIAETVSLPHIRNHYYRSHATINPHGIISIGPAQDLDEPHGRDLRFR; translated from the coding sequence ATGGGACAACTCGTCGATGGCGTTTGGCAAGACATCTGGTATGACACCCAATCTACCGGCGGCCGTTTCAAACGCTCAACCGCCCAGTTCCGCAATTGGGTGACCGCCGACGGCCAGCCGGGCGAACACGGCGCCGGCGGTTTTAACGCCGAACCGGACCGTTATCACCTGTACGTTTCCCTCGCCTGCCCCTGGGCGCACCGCACCCTGCTGCTGCGCCAGCTGAAAGGGCTGGAACAGATCGTTCCGGTCTCGGTGGTGCATCCGCTGATGCTGGAAAACGGCTGGGCCTTCGGCAAAGATTTTCCCGAGGCGACCGGCGACCGATTGTATAACTCAGACTTCCTTTACCAGCTCTACCTGCGCGCCGATCGCCATTACACCGGGCGCGTCACCGTGCCGGTGCTGTGGGACAAACGGCAACAGACCATCGTCAGCAACGAGTCCGCCGATATCATCCGCATGTTCAACAGCGCCTTCGACGGCGCGGGCGCCCGCGCCGGCGATTACTATCCGACCGAACTGCGCGGCAAGATAGATGAGCTGAACGGCTGGATCTACGATCGGGTGAACAATGGGGTGTACAAGGCCGGTTTCGCCACCAGTCAGGCGGCCTACGACGAGGCGGTCAACGGGGTATTCACCGCGCTGGAGCGGCTGGAGCAGATCCTGGGGCAACATCGTTATCTGACCGGCGACCGCCTGACCGAGGCCGACCTGCGGCTGTGGACCACGCTGGTGCGCTTCGATCCGGTGTACGTCACCCACTTCAAGTGCGACCAACACCGCATCAGCGACTATCTCAACCTGTACGGCTTCCTGCGCGACATCTACCAGATGCCGGGCATCGCCGAGACGGTCAGCCTGCCGCATATCCGCAACCACTACTACCGCAGCCACGCCACCATCAACCCGCACGGCATTATTTCCATCGGGCCGGCGCAGGATCTGGATGAGCCGCACGGCCGCGATCTGCGCTTCCGCTAG
- a CDS encoding LysR family transcriptional regulator produces MARDRALTLEALRVMDAIDRRGSFAAAADELGRVPSALSYTMQKLEEELDVVLFDRSGHRTKFTNVGRMLLERGRVLLEAADKLTTDAEALARGWETHLTIVSEALSPPSRLFPLIDKLALKANTQVSIFTEVLAGAWERLEQGRADIVIAPDMHFRASSEINTRKLYKVMSVYVAAPDHPIHLEPEPLSEVTRVKYRGIAVADTARERPVLTVQLLDKQQRLTVSTIEDKRLALLAGLGVATMPYPMVEKDIEAGRLRVVGPEYSREADIIMAWRRDSMGEAKAWFLREIPRLFAQQERQ; encoded by the coding sequence ATGGCCAGAGATCGGGCGTTAACGCTTGAAGCGTTAAGGGTTATGGATGCGATCGACCGACGCGGCAGCTTTGCTGCGGCCGCCGATGAGCTGGGGCGGGTGCCCTCGGCGCTCAGCTACACCATGCAAAAATTGGAAGAAGAATTGGACGTGGTGTTGTTCGACCGTTCCGGCCATCGAACCAAGTTCACCAACGTGGGGCGCATGCTGCTGGAGCGCGGCCGGGTGCTGCTGGAGGCGGCGGATAAGCTGACCACCGACGCCGAGGCGCTGGCGCGCGGCTGGGAAACCCACCTGACCATCGTCAGCGAGGCGCTGTCGCCGCCGAGCAGGCTGTTCCCGCTGATAGACAAACTGGCGCTGAAGGCCAATACCCAGGTGTCGATTTTCACCGAAGTGCTGGCCGGCGCCTGGGAGCGTCTGGAGCAGGGGCGGGCCGACATCGTGATCGCGCCGGACATGCATTTTCGCGCGTCATCGGAGATCAACACCCGCAAGCTGTACAAGGTGATGAGCGTCTACGTGGCCGCGCCGGATCACCCGATCCATCTGGAGCCGGAGCCGTTGTCCGAGGTGACGCGCGTGAAGTACCGCGGCATCGCCGTGGCGGACACCGCCCGCGAGCGGCCGGTGTTGACCGTTCAGCTGCTCGACAAGCAGCAGCGTCTGACGGTCAGCACCATCGAAGACAAACGCTTGGCGCTGCTGGCCGGGTTGGGGGTGGCGACCATGCCGTACCCGATGGTGGAAAAAGACATCGAAGCCGGGCGGCTGCGGGTGGTGGGGCCGGAATACAGCCGCGAGGCCGATATCATCATGGCCTGGCGGCGCGACAGCATGGGGGAAGCCAAAGCCTGGTTCCTGCGTGAAATTCCGCGGCTGTTCGCCCAGCAGGAGCGCCAATAA
- a CDS encoding pirin family protein, with product MITCRTAQQCGQADFGWLQARYTFSFGHYFDPKLMGYASLRVLNQEVLAPGAAFQPRTYPSVDILNLILQGEAEYRDSDGSTARVKAGEALLLATQPGLSYSEQNVSGDTPLTRLQLWLDACPERSNERVQRLTLPAEGNLLLASPDGAQGSLQLRQQVWIHHLDLQPGEQHTFTLNGPRAYLQSIHGTLAANGERHDGQRLTCGDGAFIHEEHRLTLRAETPLRALLIDLPV from the coding sequence ATGATTACATGCAGAACAGCACAACAATGCGGGCAAGCTGACTTTGGTTGGCTGCAGGCTCGCTACACCTTTTCCTTTGGCCACTACTTCGATCCCAAGCTGATGGGCTACGCCTCGCTGCGGGTGCTGAATCAGGAAGTGCTGGCGCCGGGCGCCGCGTTCCAGCCGCGCACCTACCCCAGCGTGGATATCCTCAACCTGATCCTGCAGGGGGAAGCGGAATACCGCGACAGCGACGGCAGCACGGCGCGCGTCAAAGCCGGCGAAGCGCTGCTGCTGGCCACGCAGCCGGGCCTGAGCTACAGCGAACAGAACGTCAGCGGCGATACGCCGTTGACCCGCCTGCAGCTGTGGCTGGACGCCTGCCCGGAACGCAGCAACGAACGGGTGCAGCGCCTGACGCTGCCGGCGGAGGGCAACCTGCTGCTGGCCTCGCCGGACGGGGCGCAGGGCAGCCTGCAGCTGCGCCAGCAGGTGTGGATCCATCATCTGGACCTGCAGCCGGGCGAGCAGCATACCTTTACGCTGAACGGGCCGCGCGCCTATCTGCAGTCGATCCACGGCACCCTCGCCGCCAACGGCGAACGCCACGACGGGCAGCGCCTGACCTGCGGCGACGGCGCGTTCATCCACGAGGAACATCGCCTGACCCTCCGCGCCGAGACGCCGCTGCGCGCGCTGTTGATCGACCTGCCGGTGTAA
- the rsmI gene encoding 16S rRNA (cytidine(1402)-2'-O)-methyltransferase has protein sequence MNQHQQSVISASTLYVVPTPIGNLGDITHRALEVLKSVDLIAAEDTRHTGLLLQHFAISARLFALHDHNEQQKADQLLAKLQEGQSIALVSDAGTPLINDPGYHLVRRCREAGIRVVPLPGACAATTALCAAGVASDRFCYEGFLPAKTKGRKDTLMALAEEPRTLIFYESTHRLLESLQDMVTVWGPQRYVVLARELTKTWESIYGAPVGELLAWVLEDEVRRRGEMVLIVEGHKAQEDALPLEALRTLALLQKELPLKKAAALAAEIHGVKKNALYKHALEQQQQ, from the coding sequence ATGAATCAACACCAACAATCAGTCATTTCTGCATCAACGCTGTATGTGGTGCCCACTCCAATCGGCAATTTGGGCGATATTACCCACCGCGCGTTAGAGGTACTGAAAAGCGTTGATCTGATTGCGGCGGAAGATACGCGCCATACCGGGTTGCTGTTGCAACACTTTGCGATTAGCGCGCGGCTGTTTGCGCTGCATGACCATAACGAACAACAAAAGGCCGATCAACTGCTGGCGAAGCTGCAGGAAGGCCAGAGCATCGCGCTGGTTTCCGACGCCGGCACGCCGCTGATCAACGATCCCGGCTATCACCTGGTGCGCCGCTGCCGCGAAGCCGGCATCCGCGTGGTGCCGCTGCCGGGCGCCTGTGCGGCGACTACCGCCCTGTGCGCCGCCGGCGTCGCCTCGGACCGCTTCTGCTACGAAGGGTTCCTGCCGGCCAAAACCAAGGGCCGCAAGGATACGCTGATGGCGCTGGCAGAGGAACCTCGCACGCTGATTTTCTATGAATCCACCCATCGCCTGCTGGAAAGTTTGCAGGACATGGTCACCGTCTGGGGGCCGCAGCGCTACGTGGTGCTGGCGCGCGAACTGACCAAAACCTGGGAATCCATCTACGGCGCGCCGGTGGGCGAACTGTTGGCCTGGGTGCTGGAAGACGAGGTGCGCCGCCGCGGTGAAATGGTGTTGATCGTCGAAGGCCACAAGGCGCAGGAGGATGCGTTGCCGCTCGAGGCGCTGCGCACGCTGGCGCTGCTGCAGAAAGAGCTGCCGTTGAAAAAAGCGGCGGCGCTGGCGGCGGAGATCCACGGCGTGAAGAAAAATGCGCTGTACAAGCACGCATTAGAGCAACAACAGCAGTAA
- a CDS encoding penicillin-binding protein activator: MLSSTFVRTKAGRSKPVRLTAVIAAALFLAGCPSRAPQTPPANIQDEASASSDYYLQQLQQSSDDNKADWQLLAIRALMREGKLPQAGEQLNQLPKNLNGAQQAERQLLTAELQVANKSYVSARSTLGHLDSGELSTNQLVRFYQAQIAANQGKASLPLIRAYIAQEPLLNDKAHQNNLDQTWQALLQLTPQDMTSLVINANENVLQGWLDLLRVYQDNKQDPDLLKAGIKDWQNRYPQNPAAKTLPTQLNQVLNFTQASTSKIALLLPLNGQAKVFAEAIQQGFEAAKNGVSAPAPAPSQPQQPTNSPDQAAPAEQTAATAGDINANGAVSTSAQPADRPAVAAAQPAAPSSAPITPPQAANAQVKVYDTSSQPLAALLSQAQQDGATLVVGPLLKENVDQLAGSNTTLNVLALNQPETPKDNPNICYFALSPEDEARDAARHIWEQQKRQPLLLVPRGAFGTRVANAFNQEWQSLGGQTVLRQDIGSAGELRQMVNSGGIRMSGTPISTAPAPQSVTIAGLTIPAPPSDAPAASGGSVDAVYIVATQSQLTLIKPMIDMATNSRGKPAMYASSRSYQAGAGPDFRLEMEGLQFSDIPLLAGANPQLLQQASSRFRSDYSLVRLYAMGMDAWTLANHFAEMRQLPGFQVSGTTGVLTASPSCVINRKLPWLQYRQGRVVPVS, encoded by the coding sequence ATGCTTTCCTCAACATTCGTTCGTACCAAAGCAGGGCGCTCCAAGCCTGTCCGACTCACCGCAGTTATCGCGGCAGCCCTTTTCCTGGCAGGCTGTCCAAGTCGGGCCCCGCAAACGCCGCCCGCCAATATACAGGACGAAGCGAGCGCCAGCTCCGATTACTATCTGCAGCAGCTGCAGCAAAGCAGCGATGATAACAAGGCTGACTGGCAATTACTTGCTATTCGCGCGCTGATGCGTGAAGGAAAGCTGCCGCAGGCCGGTGAGCAGCTGAACCAATTGCCGAAAAACCTCAACGGCGCGCAACAGGCGGAACGCCAGCTGTTGACCGCCGAACTGCAGGTGGCCAACAAGAGCTACGTCAGCGCCCGCAGCACCCTGGGCCATCTGGACAGCGGCGAGCTGTCGACCAACCAGCTGGTGCGCTTCTATCAGGCGCAGATCGCCGCCAACCAGGGCAAAGCCTCGCTGCCGCTGATCCGCGCCTATATCGCGCAAGAGCCGCTGCTGAACGATAAAGCGCACCAGAACAACCTGGACCAAACCTGGCAGGCGCTGCTGCAGCTGACGCCGCAGGACATGACCAGCCTGGTGATCAACGCCAACGAGAACGTGCTGCAAGGCTGGCTGGACCTGCTGCGGGTCTATCAGGACAACAAGCAGGATCCGGATCTGCTGAAGGCCGGCATCAAGGACTGGCAAAACCGCTACCCGCAGAACCCGGCGGCCAAAACCCTGCCGACCCAGCTGAACCAGGTGCTGAACTTCACCCAGGCCTCCACCTCGAAAATCGCCCTGCTGCTGCCGCTGAACGGCCAGGCGAAGGTGTTCGCCGAGGCTATCCAGCAGGGGTTTGAAGCCGCGAAAAACGGCGTCTCCGCGCCAGCGCCGGCTCCGTCGCAGCCGCAGCAACCGACCAACAGTCCGGATCAGGCGGCGCCGGCCGAGCAGACCGCAGCTACCGCCGGCGACATCAACGCCAACGGCGCGGTCAGCACCTCGGCACAGCCGGCCGATCGGCCCGCAGTGGCCGCTGCGCAGCCTGCCGCCCCGTCCAGCGCGCCGATTACCCCGCCGCAGGCCGCCAACGCGCAGGTGAAGGTGTACGACACCTCCAGCCAGCCGCTGGCCGCGCTGCTGAGCCAGGCGCAGCAGGACGGCGCCACCCTGGTGGTCGGCCCGCTGCTGAAAGAAAACGTCGACCAGCTGGCCGGCAGCAACACCACGCTGAACGTGCTGGCGCTCAACCAGCCGGAAACGCCGAAGGACAATCCGAATATCTGTTACTTCGCCCTGTCGCCGGAAGACGAAGCGCGTGACGCCGCGCGCCATATCTGGGAGCAGCAAAAGCGTCAGCCGCTGCTGCTGGTGCCGCGCGGCGCCTTCGGCACCCGCGTCGCCAATGCCTTTAATCAGGAGTGGCAGTCGCTGGGCGGCCAGACCGTGCTGCGCCAGGATATCGGCTCCGCCGGCGAACTGCGCCAAATGGTGAACAGCGGCGGCATCCGCATGTCCGGCACGCCAATTTCCACCGCGCCGGCACCGCAAAGCGTGACCATCGCCGGGCTGACCATTCCGGCGCCGCCGAGCGATGCGCCGGCCGCCTCGGGCGGCAGCGTCGATGCGGTGTATATCGTCGCCACCCAATCCCAGCTGACGCTGATCAAGCCGATGATCGACATGGCCACCAACTCGCGCGGCAAGCCGGCGATGTACGCCAGCTCGCGCAGCTACCAGGCCGGAGCCGGCCCGGACTTCCGTCTGGAGATGGAAGGCCTGCAGTTCAGCGATATCCCGCTGCTGGCCGGCGCCAATCCGCAGCTGTTGCAGCAGGCCAGCTCCCGCTTCCGCAGCGACTATTCGCTGGTTCGCCTGTACGCCATGGGGATGGACGCCTGGACATTGGCCAATCACTTTGCTGAAATGCGCCAGCTGCCCGGCTTCCAGGTTTCCGGCACCACCGGCGTGCTCACCGCCTCCCCAAGCTGCGTGATCAACCGCAAGCTGCCTTGGCTGCAGTACCGTCAGGGCCGGGTTGTTCCCGTCTCTTGA